One window of uncultured Methanoregula sp. genomic DNA carries:
- a CDS encoding Coenzyme F420 hydrogenase/dehydrogenase, beta subunit C-terminal domain produces MTKKGDMLYAWTNDAEIQKKAELGGAVTALWKYALESKMLDAILVVTKGVDLYDAVPVLVTDPKDLYKTAGSLHCGTLLLPKLIKKYLSADKTRKIGVTVKGCDAMAFYELAKRKQLDLDRIIMIGVNCGGSVSPVLARKMIADKYGVDPDTVHKEEIDKGQFIIEYEGGHKGISVDELEEHGYGRRSNCRRCKMKVPRQADLACGNWGVIGPRAGKATFVEVCSEKGANLLDGAVKKGILSTEAANPKGLDIRGKVEGAMLKLGDKWRKKDFEGLGEGKDRLKKIMAETSRCMKCYQCIDQCPICYCVECTTRNPSMVPPGELPVNFMFHLIRYSHIADSCVNCGQCEEVCPSEIPNALFMHAQQVELEKMFGHTPGVNMELPLMAYVEEKEERARLNNTGSDMIYQNVFNAVAKKN; encoded by the coding sequence ATGACCAAGAAAGGCGACATGCTCTATGCCTGGACCAATGATGCCGAGATCCAGAAGAAAGCCGAGCTCGGCGGTGCGGTCACGGCACTCTGGAAATATGCACTCGAGTCCAAGATGCTCGATGCAATCCTGGTCGTGACCAAGGGTGTGGACCTCTACGACGCGGTCCCGGTGCTTGTCACCGATCCCAAGGATCTTTACAAGACGGCCGGGTCCCTCCACTGCGGAACCCTGCTCCTGCCCAAGCTCATCAAGAAGTACCTGAGTGCCGACAAGACCCGGAAGATCGGTGTGACAGTGAAGGGCTGCGATGCAATGGCATTCTACGAACTGGCTAAAAGAAAGCAGCTCGACCTCGACCGGATCATCATGATCGGTGTCAACTGCGGCGGGTCGGTCAGCCCGGTCCTTGCCCGGAAGATGATTGCCGACAAGTACGGCGTTGACCCGGACACGGTCCACAAGGAAGAGATCGACAAGGGCCAGTTCATCATCGAGTACGAAGGCGGCCACAAGGGCATTTCCGTGGACGAGCTCGAAGAGCATGGCTATGGCCGGCGCAGCAACTGCCGTCGCTGCAAGATGAAAGTTCCCCGCCAGGCAGACCTTGCCTGCGGGAACTGGGGTGTTATCGGCCCGCGTGCCGGAAAAGCAACCTTTGTCGAAGTCTGCTCCGAGAAGGGTGCAAACCTCCTGGACGGTGCCGTCAAGAAAGGCATCCTCTCCACCGAGGCAGCCAACCCCAAGGGCCTCGATATCCGGGGCAAAGTCGAGGGAGCGATGCTCAAGCTCGGCGACAAGTGGCGCAAGAAGGATTTCGAGGGGCTTGGCGAAGGCAAGGACCGGCTCAAGAAGATCATGGCCGAGACCTCCCGGTGCATGAAATGCTACCAGTGCATTGACCAGTGCCCGATCTGTTACTGCGTTGAATGCACAACAAGGAACCCGTCCATGGTTCCGCCCGGCGAACTCCCGGTCAACTTCATGTTCCACCTGATCCGGTACTCGCACATTGCCGACTCCTGCGTGAACTGCGGCCAGTGCGAGGAAGTCTGCCCATCTGAGATCCCCAACGCCCTCTTCATGCATGCCCAGCAGGTCGAACTCGAGAAGATGTTCGGCCACACCCCGGGCGTCAACATGGAACTCCCGCTCATGGCATATGTTGAGGAGAAAGAGGAACGCGCCCGGCTCAACAATACCGGCAGCGACATGATCTACCAGAACGTCTTCAATGCCGTGGCAAAGAAGAACTAA
- the fdhF gene encoding formate dehydrogenase subunit alpha, translating into MSDINSTLKYVPTTCPYCGVGCGLNLVVNEGKLVGVEPYKRSPVNEGKLCPKGASCWEAVQNPDRLTKPLIKKGDKFEEASWDEALDLIAKKFKETSDKFGPKSLGFHVSCRTVNEDCYAMQKWARVAFKTNNIDNCARICHGPSVAGLSLSFGSGAATNPFEDVLNSDLIVMWGSNAVEAHPLAGRRIMQAKKAGIPIIVIDPRFSPTARLADTWLRFNPSTHIALANSMMYWIIKEGLEDKEFIKARTKGFEDLKKTVENYADVEKITGVPTEKVKEIARQYAKAKNAVIIYCLGITELTTGTDNVRSLGNLSMLCGNIGRPGVGVNPLRGQNNVQGACDMGAYPNVYSGYQKCEAAENRAKMEKAWGLKEGTLPDWYGVTLTEQITQCGDPIKAMYILGLNPVVSYPDSGHVKRSLDKLDFLVIQDIYWTESCQYADVVLPGACFAEKEGTFTSGERRINRVRKAVDAPGEAKIDYMIFGELAKKMGLKGFDWKTGKDVWDDMRACTPSMFGATYEKMEKPESVHWPCPTVEHPGTPILHKEKFSAPDGLGTFFGLEYRPPAEVADAEYPFTLMTGRVIFHYHTRTQTDRCAVLHYEVPESYIQINTEDAKGMGIKNGEKIKVKSRRGETITTARVTDEVAPKVLYMAMHFAEGANNLTNTALDPLSKMPELKHCAVSVEKIKEA; encoded by the coding sequence ATGAGTGATATCAATAGTACTCTTAAGTATGTACCAACAACCTGTCCGTACTGTGGTGTGGGCTGCGGCCTGAACCTCGTGGTTAACGAAGGGAAACTGGTTGGTGTTGAACCGTACAAGCGCAGCCCGGTGAACGAAGGCAAGCTCTGCCCCAAGGGAGCTTCCTGCTGGGAAGCTGTCCAGAACCCGGACCGGCTGACAAAACCCTTGATCAAAAAGGGCGACAAGTTCGAGGAAGCCTCGTGGGACGAAGCCCTCGATCTCATCGCGAAGAAGTTCAAGGAGACCTCCGACAAGTTCGGACCCAAATCCCTTGGTTTCCATGTCTCGTGCCGTACTGTCAACGAGGACTGCTATGCCATGCAGAAGTGGGCACGGGTCGCCTTCAAGACCAACAACATCGACAACTGCGCCCGCATCTGCCACGGACCTTCAGTGGCCGGCCTCTCCCTCTCCTTTGGGTCCGGTGCAGCCACCAACCCGTTCGAAGATGTCCTGAACTCCGACCTCATTGTCATGTGGGGCTCCAATGCCGTAGAAGCCCACCCGCTTGCCGGCCGGCGCATCATGCAGGCCAAGAAGGCGGGAATTCCGATCATCGTGATCGACCCGCGGTTCAGCCCGACCGCACGGCTTGCCGATACCTGGCTCCGGTTCAACCCGTCGACCCACATCGCGCTTGCCAACTCCATGATGTACTGGATCATCAAGGAAGGCCTCGAAGACAAGGAATTCATCAAGGCCCGGACCAAGGGCTTCGAAGACCTCAAGAAGACGGTCGAGAATTACGCCGATGTTGAGAAAATCACCGGTGTCCCGACCGAGAAGGTCAAGGAGATTGCCCGCCAGTACGCCAAAGCCAAGAACGCAGTCATCATCTACTGCCTCGGCATCACCGAACTGACCACCGGTACCGACAATGTCCGGTCGCTCGGGAACCTCTCGATGCTCTGCGGTAACATCGGACGCCCCGGTGTCGGTGTCAACCCGCTCCGTGGCCAGAACAACGTGCAGGGCGCCTGCGACATGGGTGCGTACCCGAACGTTTACTCGGGGTACCAGAAGTGCGAAGCTGCGGAGAACCGGGCCAAGATGGAGAAGGCCTGGGGGCTCAAGGAAGGTACCCTGCCCGACTGGTACGGCGTTACCTTAACCGAGCAGATCACCCAGTGCGGCGATCCCATCAAGGCGATGTACATCCTCGGCCTGAACCCGGTGGTCTCCTACCCTGACTCGGGCCACGTCAAGCGGTCGCTTGACAAGCTCGATTTCCTCGTCATCCAGGATATTTACTGGACCGAGAGCTGCCAGTACGCGGATGTTGTTCTGCCCGGTGCCTGTTTTGCCGAGAAGGAAGGGACATTCACGAGCGGCGAGCGGCGCATCAACCGCGTGAGAAAAGCAGTCGATGCCCCGGGAGAGGCAAAGATCGATTACATGATCTTCGGCGAGCTTGCAAAGAAGATGGGCCTCAAGGGCTTTGACTGGAAGACCGGCAAGGATGTCTGGGACGACATGCGGGCCTGCACCCCCTCGATGTTCGGTGCAACCTATGAGAAGATGGAGAAACCCGAGTCCGTCCACTGGCCCTGCCCCACGGTCGAACACCCGGGAACCCCGATCCTGCACAAGGAAAAATTCTCTGCACCCGATGGTCTCGGGACCTTCTTCGGTCTCGAATACCGCCCGCCCGCGGAAGTTGCCGACGCAGAGTATCCCTTCACGCTCATGACCGGGCGTGTGATCTTCCACTACCACACCCGGACCCAGACGGACCGCTGTGCAGTCCTGCACTACGAGGTGCCCGAGTCCTATATCCAGATCAATACCGAGGACGCAAAGGGCATGGGTATCAAAAACGGCGAGAAGATCAAAGTCAAAAGCCGCCGTGGCGAGACCATAACCACCGCCCGGGTAACCGACGAGGTTGCTCCCAAGGTGCTGTACATGGCCATGCACTTTGCCGAGGGCGCAAACAACCTCACCAACACGGCGCTCGACCCGCTCTCCAAGATGCCGGAACTCAAGCACTGTGCCGTATCGGTTGAAAAGATCAAGGAGGCCTGA